The genomic interval TCATACTGCGTGTAGAGTTTGTTCTGTGCAGCTAAAAGTGTGCAAATATTGGTTCGTTTTATAGAAAAGTATTcacccaaaagtatgcaatgacTCCAATGACTCCCTTTGTGTCCTTTTCTATTAATTCTGCCCATTTGGGCgcgccggctaactatagttagctttcCTTGATTCACCGCCCAAAAGTATGTCATCAAATCGCAgacttttataaaaatttactcaataacaaacaaaatgtgCTAAAATTGTGATATAGCTAGTTTATTTTACATAATTTAGTTAAACTATTCCCTAAGCCTATACTGTAAGATTTTGGACAATCCGTGTCATGTGAGTCTTAGATGCGAGCTCAGAGAATtaactatttttaaatttagaatcCAACGCTACTTCTTCTTCGCTTCGCTACCTAAGCGGATGCCATGTGGATTTCCCGGATGAGTCGGGAGACCAGTTCGCAGCAGGCCTTTTGCCTGTTCTTGGCCACAGCCATAACCTAGATGGTAATAAACATGAAAGTTAGTGGCTTGATTTAATCAACTAGTAGGACTCTAGGAACCCACCTCATCGTGGTTGGCCTCATCGTCCTTCTTATCGCTGTACTCGGTGGCGCATTTATTCGTGATGAGGCTGAAGGCAAACACCTTCATGTCGCAGTGCCGTGCAGTGATGACCTCATGGACGGTGGACATGCCCACCGCATCCACGCCCATCATGCGTAGAGCCTTCAGCTCGGCGATGGTCTCGTAGTTGGGACCACCCAGGCAGGAGTAGACGCCGACGTGGATGTTGGACTCGATGCCCATGGCCTTGCCAATCTCGATGGCCTTGTTGATCAAGTCCTTGTTGTACGAGTTCACCAGGGCGGGAAAGCGGGGTCCGAAGCGTGGGTCATTGGGTCCCTGGAGAGGAGAGTTTCCGGCAAAGCCCAGCATGTTGACATGGTCATGCATCAGCATGATGTCGCCCACCGCGAACCGTGGGTTGATTCCTCCAGCCGCATTGGTGGCGAACAGGTACTCCACACCGCACAACTTCATCACGCGCACCGGCATGGAGCACTTGGCCAGCGGATAGCCCTCGTAGAAGTGGAACCTGCCCTGCATCGCCATCACAGTGGCGCCCTCGAGTGTGCCGACCACCAGTCGTCCGGCATGGCCCTCAACTGTGGATACCGGGAAGTTGGGGATCTTCTCATACTCGAAGATCTTCGGGTCCTGGATAATGTCGGCCAAGGAGCCGAGCCCAGAGCCGCAGATGATGCCGATCTTGGGGCGCATGCCGGAGCCCTTGGTAATGAAGTCGGCGATCTCCTCGATGACCTCATAGGGATACCTGTCGAAAACCAGAATGGGGAATTAGTTTTACATCTTGTTTGGGTGAGTATTGCGTGTGATCATTGAACgaataaaagtggaaaaaataTACGAGTGAACTGCAATAAATTTGGATGGGTACATGTTAATAGGCCAGAGATTCTTTTCATCTACTCGCCACGATGGTAAACACTGAAATGAAGAATGGAGTTCCCAGAGGGAACAAATAAGATACATTTACCAATTGATGAAGTTCCACACAGGAATATAATTAGATTCAGTTACCAATCGAAgttttatcaaaacaaataattcaTTTATGTACAATCAGTTCGATGATATGATAAGAAAACAACACAAATAATATACAGTGAGAACTCAGAAGACTAAAAACTTTTTAGAGATCATGGACACACATCGAATTACATAGATATTCTTAAAAAggacaaatacaaaaattgaatttatggATAAGAATTACTTTGAAGAACTGAAAGTGTCTTCTTGAAGATTCTTAACAGCCTTATGCCAATCACAGTAGTGtgaataaatgtattttaataataaGGTAAATGACGATTGAACACAGAGAAACAGAACTCAGAAGAATTGGTCTACAAACGTGTCTTCGTTGAGAACCCGAAGGGCTCTTAGCTCTTCGTGCGTAAGCTCGCATTGGATTTTTCCATTTCCGCTGCAATTGTGGAAAAGAGTAGGTTGCTGAGTAGGTTGGCAAAGGTGTGTGATAAACGGATATGAAGGCACCCAGATAAGGACCCCCTATCATTTATGGTTTTTCTTGGCAATCAAAAGAATGTGGTAACATTGTCATGACTGCTTGCCTCGCTTGCTATTATCGAGTAACTCGAAAACAGCAATTAAGTGCTATTAGAGCCATAAAGAATTCAGCTGGTTCTGGGTTAAGTTGCTCGAACTTGAACTGCAAGTCGAGTTATGTTAAGATGTTGTTACCAGAACTGAACTCGTGACCTCCCACGTGTTTGTTTTCGGATCAGTTCAAATGATTTGATAAGCCGGGGGTGACGATGATGCTGAGCATTATCAGTATTACatggaaaaaacaaaagctgGCCTCCAAACAGTAAACATAAAGTGCGTCATTAAGACGGGAACATATAATCACGCATAACTAACACTAATTGGGAACTTTAGCCACAACTCCTTAATAAATTGGTCTTTCGGTAGCCAGACATTTATGGAAATTCGATCTGAACACGCGACGCGGCGTTTTCGCCGCTTCATCAATATTCAGCATTGTGATTCCAACGGAATGGAAACAAGTTTCGAAATTAATCAATGCGGCAACATGTTTTAGTTGCGTTCTTTATCGAACCATTGGCCAATTACCCGTATCTGAGGCAAAGATTACGAAGTGGAGGCCTATGTCAAGATCAGGGAACACACCCGTTTTGCGCAGCCAATCAGCGGGAGCCGATTTCCCAGTTAACTTGGCCATTAAACACTTACATAAGCAGCTGGCAATCTTGGCTTTTAATCAGCAAAATGTTTGGTACACAGAGAAAATATAACTAATTAAAACAAGGCACTCTAAGGAGCGTCCAGCTGCTAAAAACGTGCTCTAAAAATATTAACTCTATAATAATGAGAAAATAAGttgattaaaaaaatatttcctgAACACTTGACTATTTCGaatacatttacattttctACTGTGTATTTCTACCTAGGCGAAACCACTCCATATAATCATATGCAGATTAGAGATTCTTCGAATGGGATTTTAATGAGTAGCCAGCGTCGACTGACGAAAATTGAT from Drosophila mauritiana strain mau12 chromosome 3L, ASM438214v1, whole genome shotgun sequence carries:
- the LOC117141993 gene encoding purine nucleoside phosphorylase isoform X5, which codes for MTGYKVANGNGHSNGNGSTKGTNGTNGHSNGHKSADYTAQENPTMCSRDCCSGPGGSHRGNTCADKKGAKSGSITGEKIIPTPQSLLGNGKIQCELTHEELRALRVLNEDTYPYEVIEEIADFITKGSGMRPKIGIICGSGLGSLADIIQDPKIFEYEKIPNFPVSTVEGHAGRLVVGTLEGATVMAMQGRFHFYEGYPLAKCSMPVRVMKLCGVEYLFATNAAGGINPRFAVGDIMLMHDHVNMLGFAGNSPLQGPNDPRFGPRFPALVNSYNKDLINKAIEIGKAMGIESNIHVGVYSCLGGPNYETIAELKALRMMGVDAVGMSTVHEVITARHCDMKVFAFSLITNKCATEYSDKKDDEANHDEVMAVAKNRQKACCELVSRLIREIHMASA
- the LOC117141993 gene encoding purine nucleoside phosphorylase isoform X6; this translates as MTGYKVANGNGHSNGNGSTKGTNGTNGHSNGHKSADYTAQENPTMCSRDCCSGPGGSHRGNTCADKKGAKSGSITGEKIIPTPQSLLYPYEVIEEIADFITKGSGMRPKIGIICGSGLGSLADIIQDPKIFEYEKIPNFPVSTVEGHAGRLVVGTLEGATVMAMQGRFHFYEGYPLAKCSMPVRVMKLCGVEYLFATNAAGGINPRFAVGDIMLMHDHVNMLGFAGNSPLQGPNDPRFGPRFPALVNSYNKDLINKAIEIGKAMGIESNIHVGVYSCLGGPNYETIAELKALRMMGVDAVGMSTVHEVITARHCDMKVFAFSLITNKCATEYSDKKDDEANHDEVMAVAKNRQKACCELVSRLIREIHMASA
- the LOC117141993 gene encoding purine nucleoside phosphorylase isoform X2 → MTGYKVANGNGHSNGNGSTKGTNGTNGHSNGHKSADYTAQENPTYPYEVIEEIADFITKGSGMRPKIGIICGSGLGSLADIIQDPKIFEYEKIPNFPVSTVEGHAGRLVVGTLEGATVMAMQGRFHFYEGYPLAKCSMPVRVMKLCGVEYLFATNAAGGINPRFAVGDIMLMHDHVNMLGFAGNSPLQGPNDPRFGPRFPALVNSYNKDLINKAIEIGKAMGIESNIHVGVYSCLGGPNYETIAELKALRMMGVDAVGMSTVHEVITARHCDMKVFAFSLITNKCATEYSDKKDDEANHDEVMAVAKNRQKACCELVSRLIREIHMASA
- the LOC117141993 gene encoding purine nucleoside phosphorylase isoform X3, with amino-acid sequence MCSRDCCSGPGGSHRGNTCADKKGAKSGSITGEKIIPTPQSLLYPYEVIEEIADFITKGSGMRPKIGIICGSGLGSLADIIQDPKIFEYEKIPNFPVSTVEGHAGRLVVGTLEGATVMAMQGRFHFYEGYPLAKCSMPVRVMKLCGVEYLFATNAAGGINPRFAVGDIMLMHDHVNMLGFAGNSPLQGPNDPRFGPRFPALVNSYNKDLINKAIEIGKAMGIESNIHVGVYSCLGGPNYETIAELKALRMMGVDAVGMSTVHEVITARHCDMKVFAFSLITNKCATEYSDKKDDEANHDEVMAVAKNRQKACCELVSRLIREIHMASA
- the LOC117141993 gene encoding purine nucleoside phosphorylase isoform X1, with translation MTGYKVANGNGHSNGNGSTKGTNGTNGHSNGHKSADYTAQENPTGNGKIQCELTHEELRALRVLNEDTYPYEVIEEIADFITKGSGMRPKIGIICGSGLGSLADIIQDPKIFEYEKIPNFPVSTVEGHAGRLVVGTLEGATVMAMQGRFHFYEGYPLAKCSMPVRVMKLCGVEYLFATNAAGGINPRFAVGDIMLMHDHVNMLGFAGNSPLQGPNDPRFGPRFPALVNSYNKDLINKAIEIGKAMGIESNIHVGVYSCLGGPNYETIAELKALRMMGVDAVGMSTVHEVITARHCDMKVFAFSLITNKCATEYSDKKDDEANHDEVMAVAKNRQKACCELVSRLIREIHMASA
- the LOC117141993 gene encoding purine nucleoside phosphorylase isoform X4, producing MCNTDCCSNPKGKAGTKTAINSTNSSDIIPTPESLLYPYEVIEEIADFITKGSGMRPKIGIICGSGLGSLADIIQDPKIFEYEKIPNFPVSTVEGHAGRLVVGTLEGATVMAMQGRFHFYEGYPLAKCSMPVRVMKLCGVEYLFATNAAGGINPRFAVGDIMLMHDHVNMLGFAGNSPLQGPNDPRFGPRFPALVNSYNKDLINKAIEIGKAMGIESNIHVGVYSCLGGPNYETIAELKALRMMGVDAVGMSTVHEVITARHCDMKVFAFSLITNKCATEYSDKKDDEANHDEVMAVAKNRQKACCELVSRLIREIHMASA